One Pristiophorus japonicus isolate sPriJap1 chromosome 19, sPriJap1.hap1, whole genome shotgun sequence genomic window carries:
- the LOC139230145 gene encoding probable G-protein coupled receptor 139 gives MRLSEVLVTGSDEAGLHQDRKWTFVMELYKQLHDFKAQVGNQQVIKGFENDTKEQKIQIPQRDQSANLMSIVILSRGKCGLSKGITRYMVSMSIADLMICVFNVTVDSIFWKYFPDSFLKYTNVCRFSAFIQASGVQLSVWSTVSFTFDRFVIICCQKLKLKYCTQRTATVVVIIVSVLSILINIPVYFRYEPYYIIGDIAWGCQAVTGYDSYLGWRAYKWIAQLSVPILPFPLLVLLNCITVSHILVANRARRALKSRSNGESSSDPEMKNRRTSIILLFTITGSFIVLWTPVVILHICFDITQSTLFPGPKSLYLAIRIALLLMYSSSCTNTCIYALTQRRFREEIMNIVKYPFTLIVK, from the exons atgagactgtcagaagtcttggttacaggaagcgatGAAGCAGGACTTCATCAAGACAGGAAATGGAcgtttgtgatggaactctataagcagttacatgactttaAAGCACAGGTTGGAAATCAGCAAGTAATCAAGGGCTTtgagaacgacactaaggaacagaagatacaaataccccaaagggaccaatcag CGAACCTGATGTCAATTGTGattctgtcccggggaaagtgcggtctctccaaaggtATCACTCGCTACATGGTATCCATGTCAATAGCAGATCTCATGATCTGTGTCTTTAATGTAACTGTGGACAGCATCTTTTGGAAATATTTCCCGGATTCATTCTTGAAGTACACCAATGTGTGCCGTTTTAGTGCTTTCATACAAGCATCTGGCGTCCAACTCTCTGTCTGGTCCACAGTATCGTTCACCTTTGACCGCTTCGTAATCATTTGTTGTCAGAAACTGAAATTAAAATATTGCACCCAAAGAACTGCCACTGTGGTTGTAATCATCGTGAGTGTGCTCAGCATTTTGATAAACATTCCAGTTTATTTCCGCTATGAGCCCTACTATATTATTGGGGATATAGCGTGGGGCTGCCAGGCAGTAACGGGTTATGATTCTTATCTAGGATGGAGAGCTTACAAATGGATCGCACAGCTCTCAGTCCCAATATTGCCATTCCCTTTGCTGGTGCTGTTGAATTGTATCACTGTCAGTCACATCTTAGTGGCCAATAGAGCTCGCAGAGCCCTGAAGAGTCGCAGCAATGGGGAGAGCAGCAGTGATCCCGAGATGAAGAACCGAAGAACATCCATCATTCTGCTCTTCACTATCACGGGGAGCTTCATTGTGTTGTGGACGCCAGTTGTGATACTTCACATCTGTTTTGACATCACGCAGTCAACTCTTTTCCCAGGTCCAAAGTCACTATATTTGGCGATTAGAATCGCCCTTCTTTTGATGTATTCCAGCTCCTGCACAAACACCTGCATTTATGCGTTGACCCAAAGGAGATTCCGAGAGGAGATTATGAACATTGTGAAATATCCATTTACTCTCATTGTGAAATGA
- the LOC139230407 gene encoding probable G-protein coupled receptor 139 has protein sequence MGPQALEIEIFYPILALIGVPGKCGLSKGIARYMMAMAVGDIMVLIFNVIVSQIIKFHFPDSLLNYTYVCRFSAFMQGLSIQLSISFTMSFTFDRFIAIRCQKLKSTYCTERTATVVLITVCVLNIFINVPMFFRYEPYHIINKIPWGCRTVTGYFSLPAWKALKWITNLSSTLLPIPLLLLLNSLTARHILLANRTRRALKRRSNGHSSSDPEIRSRRTSIILLFTISGSFIVLSAPITVIHICVGVTETVTFQGSNSLYLAVRITFLLMCTTSCTNTCIYAMTQRRFRAEIKIVLKYPYTFIIKHFQ, from the exons ATGGGACCACAGGCTCTTGAGATAGAGATTTTCTATCCGATTCTTGCACTTATTGGTGTTCCTG GAAAGTGTGGACTTTCCAAAGGGATCGCTCGTTATATGATGGCCATGGCTGTGGGAGACATAATGGTTCTCATCTTTAATGTTATTGTGAGTCAAATAATTAAGTttcatttcccagattcattattgAATTACACTTACGTGTGTCGTTTCAGTGCCTTCATGCAAGGGCTTAGCATTCAACTTTCCATCTCGTTCACAATGTCATTCACCTTTGACCGCTTCATCGCCATTCGTTGCCAGAAACTGAAGTCAACATATTGCACTGAAAGAACTGCCACGGTGGTCTTGATAACCGTATGTGTGCTTAACATTTTCATCAATGTTCCCATGTTTTTCCGCTATGAGCCCTATCATATTATTAACAAGATACCATGGGGCTGCCGTACCGTAACAGGATACTTCAGTTTACCAGCATGGAAAGCTCTCAAATGGATTACCAACCTCTCAAGCACATTACTTCCAATCCCTTTGCTTTTGCTGTTAAATTCTCTTACTGCCAGGCACATCCTATTGGCAAATAGGACCCGCAGAGCCCTGAAGAGGCGCAGCAATGGGCATagcagcagtgaccccgagataaggAGCCGAAGAACTTCCATTATTCTGCTCTTCACTATCTCGGGGAGCTTTATTGTGCTGTCGGCGCCAATTACTGTAATACACATATGTGTCGGTGTCACAGAGACAGTTACTTTCCAAGGTTCAAACTCCCTTTATTTGGCAGTTAGAATTACATTTCTGTTGATGTGCACGACTTCCTGTACAAACACCTGCATTTATGCAATGACCCAGAGGAGATTCAGAGCAGAGATCAAGATTGTGTTGAAATATCCGTATACTTTCATTATTAAACATTTTCAATAA